A single genomic interval of Amblyomma americanum isolate KBUSLIRL-KWMA chromosome 11, ASM5285725v1, whole genome shotgun sequence harbors:
- the LOC144109619 gene encoding uncharacterized protein LOC144109619 → MVSPGRLPSGANDSVWVSWRKLPDVSVCDYILLDIEANEDGSYNESQYRFLLEAEVRSRFLFTLASGRPFRDLQAQLGRPPFRNSAALLRHSPGVRGFGLLDDDRGTRGRAVTDEAIRSTAKLFSVSLTGIAAELLGCA, encoded by the exons ATGGTCTCCCCCGGTCGGCTCCCGAGTGGCGCCAATGACTCCGTCTGGGTCTCGTGGAGGAAGCTTCCCGACGTCAGCGTCTGCGACTACATCCTCCTGGACATCGAGGCCAACGAGGACGGATCCTACAACG AATCGCAGTACCGCTTCCTGCTCGAAGCGGAGGTGAGGTCCCGGTTCCTGTTCACGCTGGCCTCCGGGCGGCCGTTCCGCGACCTCCAAGCCCAGTTGGGCCGGCCGCCCTTCAGGAACAGCGCCGCCCTTCTGCGGCATTCGCCGGGTGTGCGCGGATTCGGACTGCTGGATGACGACCGTGGCACCAGAGGTCGCGCAGTCACGGATGAGGCGATTCGCAGCACGGCCAAGTTGTTCTCGGTGAGCTTGACAGGAATCGCGGCTGAACTCTTGGGTTGTGCTTGA